A region from the Rhodamnia argentea isolate NSW1041297 chromosome 7, ASM2092103v1, whole genome shotgun sequence genome encodes:
- the LOC115756238 gene encoding ABC transporter B family member 4-like isoform X1 → MMSIRSSSNVDVEMRVATNSTSHAEAKDRPEKSKDDEKTNSVLFHKLFLFADFTDMFFMLVGTMGAVGNGLGMPLMTVLLGQLIDSFGTNQHNKNVVHLVSKISLKFIYLAVFTGVMAFLQVTFWMVTGERQAARIRGLYLRTILRQDIAFFDKETTMGEVVGRMSGDTVLIQDAMGEKVGKVIQLVSTFIGGFIIAFTKGWLLTLVMLSSIPPLVASGALMSLIIGKMASRGQSAYAKAANVVDQTIGSIRTVASFTGEKQAIATYNKFLVDAYKSGVDEGMAAGLGLGTAFLIIFCSYALAIWFGGRMILEKGYTGGQVLNVIVAVLTGSTSLGQASTCMTAFVAGQAAAYKMFETINRKPEIDSCDTCGRTLEEIRGDIELKDVYFSYPARPDELIVNGFSLSIPSGTTAALVGQSGSGKSTVISLIERFYDPQAGEVLIDGINLKEFQLKWIRSKIGLVSQEPVLFASSIKDNIAYGEENATMEEIRAAAELANAAKFIDKLPKGLDTMVGEHGSQLSGGQKQRVAIARAILKDPRILLLDEATSALDAESERIVQEALDRIMAHRTTVIVAHRLSTVRNANMITVIHQGKIVERGTHSELLKDPNGAYGQLIRLQQVNREQDHATDDQNTPENLLDGRRSSQRMSLLRSISQGSSGEGSRSRRSLSISFGLPTGLNIPNGAPGNPEFSSLEKTETAVEVSIRRLAYLNMPEVPVLLIGSVFAIIAGIVFPIFGVLISSVVKTFYEEPHKLRKDSKFWALMFVTVGLVSLVAYPARTYFFSIAGCRLIQRIRSMCFEKVVHMEVGWFDEPEHSSGVIGTRLSADAATVRALVGDAVAQLVQNSASAVAGLVIAFATCWQLALLILVLLPLIFVNGVIQVKFTKGFSADAKMMYQEASQLATDAVGSIRTVASFCSEEKILQLYAKKCEGPMKAGIRQGLISGVGFGLSVFILFAVYGTCFYAGARLVQDGKTTFSGVFRVFFALTMAATAITQTSSLSQDSTKARRATASVFEIIDRKLIIDPRDESGETLENVKGEIELHHISFKYPSRPDIQVFKDLSLTIHSGKTVALVGESGSGKSTVIALLQRFYDPDSGHITLDGIEIQKLQLKWFRQQMGLVSQEPALFNDTICANIAYGKDGEATEAEILTASELANAHKFISSLQQGYDTLAGERGVQLSGGQKQRVAIARAIVKDPKILLLDEATSALDAESERLVQDALDKAMVNRTTVIVAHRLSTIKKADVIAVVKNGVIIEKGKHDSLINIKDGFYASLVDLNMSAASS, encoded by the exons ATGATGTCTATACGAAGCAGCTCGAACGTGGATGTAGAAATGCGTGTAGCTACTAATTCGACAAGTCATGCAGAGGCCAAGGACAGGCCTGAAAAGAGCAAAGACGATGAGAAAACTAATTCAGTTCTCTTTCACAAGCTGTTCTTGTTCGCAGATTTCACCGACATGTTTTTTATGCTTGTGGGTACAATGGGTGCTGTTGGCAATGGCTTAGGCATGCCCCTCATGACAGTACTTCTCGGGCAATTGATTGATTCATTTGGAACTAACCAGCACAACAAAAATGTGGTCCACCTTGTTTCCAAG ATATCTCTGAAGTTTATCTACCTGGCAGTGTTTACTGGTGTGATGGCATTTCTTC AGGTAACTTTCTGGATGGTCACGGGAGAGAGACAAGCCGCTCGGATTAGGGGACTGTATCTGCGGACTATACTGAGACAGGACATTGCCTTTTTCGATAAGGAAACAACGATGGGAGAGGTTGTGGGCAGAATGTCTGGAGATACCGTTCTTATACAAGATGCCATGGGTGAGAAG GTAGGAAAGGTCATACAGCTCGTGTCGACATTCATCGGAGGATTCATCATCGCATTTACCAAAGGGTGGCTGCTTACTTTGGTCATGTTATCGTCTATTCCTCCCCTTGTGGCTTCTGGTGCCCTCATGTCCCTGATCATAGGCAAGATGGCATCACGGGGACAAAGCGCTTATGCAAAAGCGGCAAATGTTGTTGACCAAACAATTGGGTCAATTAGAACT GTAGCATCATTTACTGGGGAGAAGCAGGCTATAGCAACTTACAACAAGTTCCTTGTGGATGCATACAAATCAGGAGTTGACGAAGGCATGGCCGCTGGATTAGGTCTTGGTACAGCCTTTTTGATTATCTTCTGCAGTTATGCACTGGCAATATGGTTCGGAGGAAGGATGATTCTGGAAAAAGGATATACCGGGGGTCAAGTACTCAATGTCATTGTCGCTGTCTTAACTGGTTCAAC GTCCTTAGGACAGGCTTCTACCTGCATGACCGCATTTGTCGCTGGTCAAGCTGCAGCTTACAAGATGTTTGAGACCATCAACAGGAAGCCCGAGATCGATTCTTGCGACACCTGTGGCAGGACGTTGGAAGAGATTCGTGGAGACATAGAACTTAAGGATGTTTACTTCAGCTATCCGGCCAGACCAGATGAGCTGATAGTCAATGGATTCTCTCTTTCCATACCAAGCGGGACAACTGCGGCCTTGGTTGGACAAAGTGGAAGTGGAAAGTCCACCGTGATAAGTCTTATAGAGAGGTTCTATGATCCGCAAGCGGGTGAAGTGCTCATTGACGGCATAAATCTGAAGGAGTTTCAGCTCAAATGGATACGGAGTAAGATCGGCCTTGTGAGCCAGGAACCTGTGTTGTTTGCATCGAGCATCAAGGATAACATTGCCTATGGAGAAGAGAATGCAACCATGGAAGAGATAAGAGCTGCAGCAGAACTAGCCAATGCTGCTAAATTCATTGATAAATTGCCCAAG GGACTGGACACGATGGTCGGTGAGCACGGTAGTCAACTCTCTGGAGGACAGAAGCAAAGAGTTGCCATTGCAAGAGCAATTCTAAAAGATCCTAGGATTTTGCTTTTAGACGAGGCCACGAGCGCACTTGACGCAGAATCAGAAAGGATAGTACAAGAGGCATTGGACAGGATAATGGCACATCGAACCACTGTCATTGTAGCACATCGTTTGAGCACTGTCAGGAATGCTAATATGATCACCGTCATTCACCAAGGAAAGATAGTGGAGAGAG GTACACACTCAGAACTGCTAAAAGATCCCAATGGAGCATATGGTCAGCTGATACGCCTCCAGCAAGTAAACAGAGAGCAAGACCATGCGACAGATGATCAAAATACACCAGAAAATCTCCTTGACGGTAGACGATCTAGTCAAAGAATGTCCTTGTTGAGATCCATAAGTCAGGGATCATCAGGTGAGGGAAGTAGAAGCCGCCGCTCCTTATCTATCTCATTTGGTCTTCCCACGGGACTGAATATCCCCAATGGCGCACCTGGAAATCCAGAATTCTCTTCCTTGGAGAAAACAGAAACAGCTGTGGAAGTTTCTATCCGTCGTCTCGCATATCTTAATATGCCAGAAGTTCCCGTGCTACTAATAGGATCTGTTTTTGCAATCATTGCGGGTATCGTATTCCCCATTTTTGGTGTACTAATATCTAGTGTTGTCAAGACATTTTATGAAGAACCTCATAAACTAAGGAAAGATTCAAAGTTTTGGGCATTGATGTTCGTGACTGTCGGCCTGGTGTCATTAGTGGCATATCCAGCAAGGACGTACTTCTTCTCGATAGCAGGTTGCAGATTAATCCagcggataagatcaatgtgTTTTGAGAAGGTGGTGCACATGGAGGTGGGTTGGTTCGATGAGCCGGAGCACTCCAGCGGTGTCATTGGCACAAGACTATCAGCAGATGCAGCGACAGTGCGGGCCCTAGTTGGGGATGCAGTAGCCCAGCTCGTTCAAAACAGTGCATCTGCAGTTGCTGGTTTAGTCATCGCTTTTGCAACTTGCTGGCAATTGGCGCTCCTCATCCTTGTGTTGCTCCCTCTGATATTTGTTAATGGAGTCATCCAAGTAAAATTCACTAAAGGATTCAGTGCAGACGCCAAG ATGATGTACCAGGAAGCAAGTCAATTAGCTACGGATGCAGTTGGAAGCATCAGGACAGTTGCTTCGTTTTGTTCGGAAGAAAAAATCCTGCAACTTTACGCCAAGAAATGCGAAGGGCCGATGAAAGCAGGAATAAGACAAGGTTTGATTAGTGGCGTCGGGTTTGGCCTATCGGTCTTCATACTTTTTGCAGTCTATGGTACTTGCTTCTACGCTGGAGCTCGACTTGTCCAGGATGGCAAGACAACATTTTCAGGAGTTTTCCGT GTGTTCTTTGCTCTGACCATGGCAGCCACTGCAATTACCCAGACAAGTTCCCTCTCTCAGGACTCCACCAAAGCCAGGAGAGCAACTGCCTCGGTTTTCGAAATCATCGACAGAAAATTGATAATAGACCCCCGTGATGAGTCCGGAGAAACACTAGAAAATGTGAAGGGTGAAATAGAGCTTCATCACATCAGCTTCAAATATCCTTCTCGCCCAGATATACAAGTTTTCAAAGATCTTAGTTTGACCATTCATTCCGGCAAA ACTGTTGCTTTAGTAGGAGAGAGTGGGAGTGGGAAATCGACTGTAATAGCGCTTTTGCAACGGTTTTATGACCCCGATTCTGGCCACATCACACTTGATGGGATCGAAATTCAGAAGCTTCAGTTGAAGTGGTTTAGGCAGCAGATGGGCCTTGTGAGCCAAGAACCAGCTCTGTTCAATGACACAATCTGTGCCAATATAGCCTATGGAAAGGATGGAGAGGCAACAGAAGCGGAGATATTGACTGCATCAGAGTTGGCAAATGCCCATAAGTTTATTAGTAGTTTGCAACAG GGTTATGACACATTGGCAGGCGAGCGTGGAGTCCAGTTATCCGGTGGGCAGAAGCAGCGGGTGGCCATTGCACGTGCTATAGTGAAGGATCCGAAGATACTCCTTCTCGACGAGGCTACCAGTGCATTGGATGCTGAATCCGAAAGACTGGTTCAAGATGCATTAGACAAAGCCATGGTCAATAGAACTACGGTTATAGTGGCGCATAGATTATCAACAATAAAGAAGGCAGACGTGATCGCGGTGGTCAAAAATGGAGTGATCATCGAGAAAGGAAAGCACGACTCTCTGATTAACATCAAAGACGGTTTCTACGCATCCTTGGTTGATCTTAACATGAGCGCGGCGTCATCCTAA
- the LOC115756238 gene encoding ABC transporter B family member 4-like isoform X3 → MSMERSSNVDIEVPVATSSMSRAEAKDRPAKNKEDEKTNKVPFYKLFLFADFTDVVLMLVGTMGAVGNGLGLPLMAVLFGQLIDSFGTNQNNRNLVHLVSKVSLRFIYLAVFTGVTAFLQVTFWMVTGERQATRIRGLYLRTILRQDIAFFDKETNTGEVVGRMSGDTVLIQDAMGEKVGKFIQLMSTFIGGFVVAFIKGWLLTLVMLSSIPPLVVSGGLMSLIIAKMASRGQSAYAKAANVVEQTIGSIRTVASFTGEKLAIANYNEFLEDAYKSGVREGMAAGLGLGTALLIVFCSYAFAIWFGGKMILEKGYTGGEVLNVIMAVLAGSMSLGQASPCMTAFAAGQAAAFKMFETIKRKPEIDSCDTSGKTLDKIRGDIEFKDVYFSYPARPDELIFNGFSLYIPNGTTAALVGQSGSGKSTVVSLIERFYDPRAGEVLIDSINLKEFQLKWIRSKIGLVSQEPVLFASSIRDNIAYGKENATVEEIRASVELANAAKFIDKLPKGLDTMVGEHGTQLSGGQKQRVAIARAILKDPRILLLDEATSALDAESERIVQEALDRIMGNRTTVIVAHCLSTVRNANMIAVIHQGKIVERGTHSELLKDPDGPYSQLIHLQQVNSDQHQATDDQNKPEHFLDGRQLSQRMSLGSISRISSGVGNSSRHSFSISFGLPPGFNVPDGSPVNPESSSLEKTEKAVEVSVLRLAYLNKPEVPELLIGSIFAIIAGVIFPIFGILLSTVIKTFYEVPHKLRKDSKFWALMFIILGLVSLVAYPARTYFFSIAGCRLIQRIRSMCFEKVVHMEVAWFDEPKHASGVIGARLSADAVTVRALVGDALSQLVQSCACAVAGLVIAFAACWQLALIVLVLLPLIFANGYVQVKFMKGFSADAKMMYEEASQVASNAVGSIRTVASFCSEEKIMQLYAKKCEGPMKAGIRQGLISGAGFGLSFFSLFAVYSTCFYAGARLVQEGKTTFSQVFRVFLALTNAAIAITQSSSLTQDSTKARSATASVFEIINRESKLDPSDESGETLDNLKGEIELHHISFKYPSRPDVQIFKDLSLTIHAGKTVALVGESGSGKSTVIALLQRFYDPDSGHITLDGIEIQKLQLKWFRQQMGLVSQEPALFNDTICANIAYGKDGEATEAEILTASELANAHKFISSLQQGYDTLAGERGVQLSGGQKQRVAIARAIVKDPKILLLDEATSALDAESERLVQDALDKAMVNRTTVIVAHRLSTIKKADVIAVVKNGVIIEKGKHDSLINIKDGFYASLVDLNMSAASS, encoded by the exons ATGTCTATGGAGCGCAGCTCGAACGTGGATATAGAAGTACCTGTGGCTACTAGTTCGATGAGTCGTGCAGAGGCCAAGGACAGACCTgcaaagaacaaagaagatgaGAAAACCAATAAAGTTCCATTTTACAAGCTGTTCTTGTTCGCAGATTTCACTGACGTGGTTTTGATGCTTGTGGGTACAATGGGTGCTGTTGGCAATGGCTTAGGATTGCCCCTCATGGCAGTGCTTTTTGGGCAGTTGATTGATTCATTTGGAACTAACCAGAACAACAGAAATTTGGTACATCTTGTTTCCAAG GTATCTCTGAGGTTTATCTATTTGGCAGTGTTTACTGGTGTGACTGCATTTCTTC AGGTGACTTTCTGGATGGTCACGGGAGAGAGACAGGCCACTCGAATAAGGGGATTGTATCTGCGGACGATCCTGAGACAGGACATTGCCTTTTTCGATAAGGAAACAAACACAGGAGAGGTTGTGGGAAGAATGTCTGGTGATACCGTTCTTATACAAGATGCCATGGGCGAGAAG GTAGGAAAATTCATACAGCTCATGTCGACATTCATTGGAGGATTCGTCGTAGCATTCATTAAAGGGTGGCTACTTACTTTGGTCATGTTATCATCCATTCCTCCACTTGTGGTTTCTGGTGGCCTCATGTCACTGATCATAGCCAAGATGGCCTCAAGGGGACAAAGTGCTTATGCGAAAGCGGCAAATGTCGTTGAACAAACAATTGGGTCAATTAGAACT GTAGCATCATTTACTGGGGAAAAGCTGGCAATAGCAAATTACAATGAGTTCCTTGAGGATGCATACAAGTCGGGAGTTCGCGAAGGCATGGCCGCTGGATTAGGTCTTGGTACAGCCTTGTTGATTGTCTTCTGCAGTTACGCATTCGCAATATGGTTCGGAGGAAAGATGATTCTGGAAAAAGGATATACCGGGGGTGAAGTACTGAATGTCATCATGGCTGTCTTAGCTGGTTCGAT GTCCTTAGGACAGGCGTCTCCGTGCATGACTGCATTTGCCGCTGGTCAAGCCGCAGCATTTAAGATGTTTGAGACCATCAAAAGGAAGCCCGAGATCGATTCTTGCGACACCAGTGGCAAGACGTTGGACAAAATTCGTGGAGACATCGAATTTAAGGATGTCTACTTCAGCTACCCGGCCAGACCAGATGAGCTGATATTCAACGGATTCTCTCTTTACATACCAAACGGGACAACTGCGGCCTTGGTTGGACAAAGTGGAAGTGGAAAGTCCACTGTTGTCAGTCTTATAGAGAGGTTCTACGATCCGCGAGCAGGTGAAGTGCTCATCGACAGCATAAACCTGAAGGAGTTTCAGCTCAAATGGATACGGAGTAAGATCGGCCTTGTGAGCCAGGAACCCGTGTTGTTTGCCTCAAGCATCAGGGATAATATTGCGTACGGAAAAGAGAATGCCACTGTCGAAGAGATAAGAGCCTCTGTTGAACTAGCCAATGCGGCTAAATTCATTGATAAATTGCCCAAG GGACTGGACACGATGGTGGGTGAACATGGTACTCAGCTCTCTGGAGGACAGAAGCAAAGAGTTGCCATTGCCAGAGCAATTCTAAAAGATCCTAGGATTTTGCTTTTAGACGAGGCCACAAGCGCCCTTGATGCAGAATCAGAGAGGATAGTACAAGAGGCATTGGACAGGATAATGGGTAATCGAACCACTGTCATTGTAGCACACTGTTTGAGCACCGTCAGGAACGCTAATATGATCGCTGTCATTCATCAAGGAAAGATAGTGGAGAGAG GGACACACTCGGAACTGCTAAAAGATCCCGATGGACCATATAGCCAGCTAATACACCTCCAGCAAGTAAACTCAGACCAACACCAAGCGACAGATGACCAAAACAAACCAGAACATTTCCTTGACGGTAGACAATTGAGTCAAAGAATGTCCTTGGGATCCATAAGTCGGATATCATCGGGTGTGGGAAATAGCAGCCGCCATTCCTTCTCTATCTCGTTTGGACTGCCCCCGGGGTTCAATGTCCCCGATGGTTCACCTGTAAATCCAGAGTCCTCTTCTTtggagaaaacagaaaaagctGTGGAAGTTTCTGTTCTTCGGCTCGCATATCTTAATAAGCCAGAAGTTCCCGAGCTACTGATAGGATCTATATTTGCAATCATTGCAGGTGTAATATTCCCCATTTTTGGCATACTATTATCTACTGTGATCAAGACATTTTATGAAGTACCTCATAAACTAAGGAAAGATTCAAAGTTTTGGGCATTGATGTTTATTATTCTTGGCCTGGTATCATTAGTAGCATATCCAGCGAGGACATACTTCTTCTCGATAGCAGGTTGCAGATTAATCCagcggataagatcaatgtgTTTTGAGAAAGTAGTGCACATGGAGGTGGCCTGGTTCGATGAGCCGAAGCATGCCAGTGGTGTCATTGGCGCAAGACTATCAGCAGATGCAGTAACAGTGCGGGCCCTAGTTGGGGATGCATTATCCCAGCTCGTTCAAAGCTGCGCATGTGCAGTTGCTGGTTTAGTCATCGCTTTTGCAGCTTGCTGGCAATTGGCGCTCATCGTCCTTGTATTGCTCCCTCTGATATTTGCTAATGGATACGTCCAAGTAAAATTCATGAAAGGTTTCAGCGCAGACGCCAAG ATGATGTACGAAGAAGCCAGTCAAGTAGCTAGCAATGCAGTTGGAAGCATCAGGACAGTTGCTTCTTTTTGTTCTGAAGAAAAGATCATGCAACTATATGCCAAGAAATGCGAAGGACCGATGAAAGCGGGCATTAGGCAAGGTTTGATTAGTGGAGCAGGGTTTGGCCTATCTTTCTTCTCACTTTTTGCAGTCTACAGCACCTGCTTCTATGCTGGAGCTCGACTTGTCCAGGAAGGCAAGACAACCTTTTCACAAGTTTTCCGT GTGTTTTTAGCCCTGACTAATGCGGCCATTGCAATTACTCAGTCAAGTTCCCTCACTCAGGACTCCACCAAAGCCAGGAGTGCAACTGCCTCAGTTTTCGAAATCATCAACAGAGAATCGAAATTAGACCCAAGTGATGAGTCCGGAGAAACACTAGATAATTTGAAGGGAGAAATAGAGCTTCATCACATCAGCTTCAAGTATCCTTCTCGCCCGGAtgtacaaattttcaaagatctTAGCTTGACCATTCATGCCGGCAAA ACTGTTGCTTTAGTAGGAGAGAGTGGGAGTGGGAAATCGACTGTAATAGCGCTTTTGCAACGGTTTTATGACCCCGATTCTGGCCACATCACACTTGATGGGATCGAAATTCAGAAGCTTCAGTTGAAGTGGTTTAGGCAGCAGATGGGCCTTGTGAGCCAAGAACCAGCTCTGTTCAATGACACAATCTGTGCCAATATAGCCTATGGAAAGGATGGAGAGGCAACAGAAGCGGAGATATTGACTGCATCAGAGTTGGCAAATGCCCATAAGTTTATTAGTAGTTTGCAACAG GGTTATGACACATTGGCAGGCGAGCGTGGAGTCCAGTTATCCGGTGGGCAGAAGCAGCGGGTGGCCATTGCACGTGCTATAGTGAAGGATCCGAAGATACTCCTTCTCGACGAGGCTACCAGTGCATTGGATGCTGAATCCGAAAGACTGGTTCAAGATGCATTAGACAAAGCCATGGTCAATAGAACTACGGTTATAGTGGCGCATAGATTATCAACAATAAAGAAGGCAGACGTGATCGCGGTGGTCAAAAATGGAGTGATCATCGAGAAAGGAAAGCACGACTCTCTGATTAACATCAAAGACGGTTTCTACGCATCCTTGGTTGATCTTAACATGAGCGCGGCGTCATCCTAA